Below is a genomic region from Phragmites australis chromosome 20, lpPhrAust1.1, whole genome shotgun sequence.
tttgggattttatttgagactcttacaattgttaggagttataaagtagcatttttagagaattttagtttaaattatacacaggatttttagtgaatctaattaaaattggttatacatggattatgaaacacgtacaataagttttatgatttttagagaaatataagatcatttttagataaatctaattaaaatcatgTTTTGTGTAAAATTAGTGCACAAGACTTGTAGTTTTATATTACTATTCATAATACTTAcagttttattttataaataacataatacttatagttttatgtaaTTCGCTCTTTATGTAAATATACCTTGGCTAGATATTGGTTTGTTCTAGCAAGGAAGGTGGTTACTGATAATAAATTAATAAAGCTTAAAGCAGCTAGAGAGTACTATTGCAGAGAACTGGTTGGTTTGGTTGTATAAAGTGGTCATTTGGATCTACATTAGTACTATATATTATCTGTCCAGTTTGTTAAGGTTTTCGTAGAGCTATGTGTTCTACTCTCTATTTATATATCTTATCTATAGTGCTGCTCATATTGTACATAAGATTATAGAGTAAGAACCTATTTATAGACCTACTTTCTGGTGTTACAAATATTCCACTTATTTTCGGAAAATTGTGAGACTCCTAAGTCATGTCACCAACTACGATCAGAAATGTCAGTTATATAAGTCCAAATTATACCAGTTTTTAAGTAGACATGTTTGAGTCATGTGCTATGATCAGATTGTATACGTGAGATCAATTCCAATCTAGTCATATGGGTCAACAGCCTGTAGAGCCGATTTTGCAAAACAAACCTAGCTCTTCTGCTTTGTGTTGTTCCAGGTAAAGTACGTACGCATATATAAATTCCAATAGAGTTAATCTCAATTGATTCCTCTGTTGTATTTCAGCACAGTTGTTCTTAACATCTTGAGTATCAAATCCTCGAGTGAAATTCTGCATCAATTATTCTCCATCACATACATCAATAATCCGAACTTCACATTGAGTTGAATAAATATTGAAGCCACATGAAATTCCAACACAATTAACCAAATGTTTAATGGAAGTCTTTCGTAGGCGGGGAAAGTAGATGCAAGTTTACAGCGGTGACATATATAAAATTTTCCGGTTGCAAATTcctttcctcctctctcctcttgtAGAATAGGATTATGCAACTGGATGATCATATTCGTTATACACAGTTTACATATATAAGCCTTTGGCCATGGCTGTACAAGCGGTCTGCACAAGAGCGAGCGGAACGAGCGGCCTAGCGCGAGTGGAGCGAGCGGCCTAGCATACGCAGCGGGAGCGCAGACGCCGTGCGGCAGCGCGCGCTCTACGGAAGCTGGAGCCGTTGGCGTCGTGATGCTGAAGACCCGGGCGCGGGGCGCTAGCCACCGTTGGTGGTATTCCGCTGACACCCCCCCGCAGTGTCGACGTCGGAAGTCGTGACGGAGAGGCTGTCCCTGAAGTCGAAGAAGAGCGCCGAAGGCAGACCCTTGGTGAACACATCCGCGAGTTGTCGCGCACTTGGAACATGCGTGACACGGAGCTCCCCAATGGCGACCTTTTCCCTGACAAAGTGTATGTCCAGTTCGATGTGCTTGGTCCGGCGATGGTGGACGGGGTTCTTGGACATGTACACCGAGGAAATGTTGTCGCAGAACGCCACAGTCGCTGATGGCACATTGCACAGCAGCTCGCCGAGGAGATGCCGTAGCCAGGAACACTCGGACACAGCGTTGGCGATGGCGCGGTATTCCGCCTCGGCGCTCGACCTTGAAACCGTGGTCTGTCGTTTGGACGACCACGAGATAAGGGAGGAGCCAAGGAAGATGCAGTATCCCGACGTGGAACGCCTCGTGTCCGGGCAGCCCGCCCAGTCCGCGTCCGAGTACGCGGTGATCGTCGGCGAGGAGATGGCGCGCAGTTGAACACCGAGATGAGCCGTGCCCTTGATGTACCGAAGAATGCGCTTGAGCATGGTGAGGTGCACATCCCGCGGCGCGTGCATGTGGAGACAGACCTGTTGCACTGCGTACGCGATGTCGGGGCGGGTTATCGTCAGATATTGGAGGGCACCGGCGAGGCTGCGATAGGTGGTGGCGTCGCTGATGAGTGTGCCGTCCGCCGCCGAGACCTTGCCCTTCGTGTCTGCTGGAGTGACGACAGAGTTGCAGTTCGCCATGCCGGCGCGTTCCAGCAGGTCCTCGGCGTACTGCGTCTGGGAGAGGAAGAAGCCGTGGCCGGTTCGTCGAACGCTGATGCCGAGGAAGTGGTGTACGGGTCCCATGTCCTTCACCTTGAAGGCGTCTTGTAGCCGCCTGACGAACTGGTGGAGCAGCGCTGTAGACGATGCGGAGAGGATCATGTCATCCACGTACAGGAGCAGGTAAGCCTGGGCGTCGGCGCGGTTGTACACGAAGAGCGAAGTGTCGGCTCTGGACTGCACAAAGCCAAGCGAGGTGACGTGCGCGACGAAGCGGTCGAACCACGCTCGAGGAGCTTGGCGTAGTCCGTAGAGGGAGCGCGACAGGAGGCAGACATCATCGGGCCGTGCGGGATCGGCGAAGCCCGTGGGTTGCTGACAGTATACGCGCTCCTGCAGATTGCCGTGCAAGAAGGCATTGGAGACATCGAGTTGATGAGCAGGCCACTTGCGCGATGCCACGAGCGTGAGGACGGTGCGGATGGTCGCCGGCTTGATCACCGGGGAGAAGGTTTCGCCAAAGTCGATGCCGGGCCGTTGATTGAATCCGCGCACGACCCATCGAGCTTTATAACGCTCAAGAGTGCCGTCGGGGTTCATCTTgtgcttgaacacccacttccCAGAGATGATGCGCGCGCCGGGTGGCCTGGGGACGAGGGTCCAGGTCTGGTTGGCCTGCAGGGCGTCGTACTCAGCTTTCATGGCCGCGTACCAGTTGTCGTCCTTGAGAGCCGAGCGGACGGAGCGGGGCACCGGCGAGAGTGTGCCCGAGGCCGCCAGGGCATACTTGGGGTTCGGCTTGTGGATCCCATCACGTGCACGGGTGACCATGGAATGACCGGTGGTGGCAGGTGGACGCGCCGGTGCAGCCGGTGGCGATGACGGGGACGATGCCATGGGCGACGTGGTGGGCGACGTCAGCGTTGGCGTGGACGATGCCGCGGAAGTCGATGCAGATGTTGAAGACGACGCCACGGGCTGTTCGGAGGCACCTCTCGAACGCACAGTCCGTGCGCGCGTCGGGTGCGGAGGCAGCTCGGTGACGAGTTGTGGCGGCGTGTCGTCCTCAAGTTGAGCTGGTGGTGGACGGGGCACAGGGTCGGCGATGTGGTTGTGGCGGAAGGGGAAGACCGCCTCGTCGAAGACGACGTGCCGAGATGTGATGACGCGGCCGGTGGTGATGTCGTAGCATCGGTAGCCGCGATGATCAGCGGGGTACCCAATGAAGACGCACGCGGTGGAGCGTGGGGCGAGTTTGTGCGCCGACGTGGCGAGCACGTTGGGGTAGCAGCgacacccgaacacccggagCTCGTCGTAGCTTGGTGGCACGCCGAAGAGGAGGGAGTATGGCGTCGCAGATGCCGTGGTGCGGCATGGACGCCGATTGATCAGGTACGTGGCCGTGGCGAGCGCCTCAGCCCAGAACGCCAGGGGAGCTGCACTGTGAATCAACAGAGTTCTAACACAGTCATTAGTGGTGCGCAGGATGCGTTCCGCCTTGCCGTTTTGCTGCGACGTGTAGGGACACGAGAGTCGGAACTGAATGCCgagagtggacagaagaaggcGCATGGCATAGGAATCATACTCACGGCCATTATCTGTCTGAAATGAGAGAATGGGAAGGCGAAACTGAGTCTGAACATAAGCAATGAAGGCGCGTATTGTCGTAAAAACGTCAGACTTATTTCGTAGAGGAACAGTCCAAAGATAGTGGGTGTaatcatcaagaaaaataacatagtattTGTACCCGGAATGACTGTTAACAGGAGAGGTCCAAACATCTGAATGCACTacttgaaaaggaaaaaatgtttgGGATGCAGAATTGTGGAAAGGTAAACGGGTGTGCTTGCCCAAACGGCAAGAACTGCAAGAGTGGCCATCAGCCTTATTacaggaaaaggaaaaagtgTGTAAAATCTGAGAAGTAACAGGTTGTCCGGGGTGTCCGAGCCGCTGATGCCACAGGGACGCCGTTGATGATGCAGTGAGGGCTTGATGGTGAGAAAGGCGCAGGGGGTAGAGATCGCCGCTGCTCTCACATCGGAGCATCTCCTCCCTGGAAGGAAGATCCTTTATGGAAAAACCAGCAGGGTCAAATTCAATGGAAACATTGTTTTCACGGGTTAATTGACGAACTGAAATCAGATTCTTGATGAGTGAAGGAGAAACAAGGACATTGTTTAAATGTAAAGGAGAGGAAGCTGTGGGGATTACAGTGTGTGCTCGGTGAGTGACAGGCAACCGAGCACCATTGCCCACTGTGATGGAAGAAGACGAAGGACGAAGTGTATGGGAGGGGAGAATACCGGGGTTGGAGGACATGTGTGACGTGGCACCGGTGTCGAAGTACCAGTCGGACGTGCTCTGCGGCTGATGTGGAACGCCGGCTGAGTGGAGTGCAGCGTAGAGGCCCCCGGTGTCGAAGGAGTTGGCGGAGCCGTGCGGGGACGGTGGCTGCAGGTGAGAGGCCATCATCGCCTGCTGAGGCTGGAAGGGCGGCCGCGGACCCAGGACTCCCGCACCCGGAGCACGGAAGGGCATCTGCCATGCCTGCACCATACCTTGCCATGGGTTGAAGCCCGCGGCGTAGGGCGCGCTCTGGGCGGTGGAGTTGTTGAAGCGCGCGTTCCCGCCgctaccgccgccgccgttgccctTCTGGCGGCGCCGGTCGTTGCGGTTGTTGTAgcggccgcccccgccgccgttgTTGTTGCGGTTGGAGCGCGGTGCGGACGAGCCGGAGGAGCCGTCGTTGGAGCCAGTCCCGCCGCCATTTCCGGAGGAGTTGGAGGATCCGGCGGAGCGGTCACCATGGGTGACGGTGAGCGCCTGCCCGGCTTCGGCGTTGGCGTCGTGCTGAAGgccgagttcctcgaggaggaggaaggagcggGCGCTCTGGAAGGTGTGCGGCGGGTACTTGGAGGTGATGACCGGCTTGACGTAGCGAAAGCGCGGGCTGAGGCCGCGGAGGAGGTTGAGCACCATGCTTGGTTCAGAGACCGCGTGGCCGATGTCGCGCAGCTGATCGGCGAGGCGCTTGAGCTTGGTGCAGTAGTCGCCGATGGACATGTCACCTTGCATCAGGGAACGAAGCTCGGCCTCCAGGTACACGGCGCGCTGCATCTCGTTGTCCTGGAAGAGGCTGGCGATGGCGTTCCAGAGGGTGAACGCGTCGTGGCGGTCGTTGCGCACGGTGTCGAAAACGCCCTTGGAGACGGTGGCGAGGATCCAGTTGACGACGCAAGAATCGATCTTGCGCCACTCGCCATCACGATCTTCATCAGGGGTGGAGGTGAGGACATGGCTCTTGAGCCCGAATTTGCCAAGGGTGGAGTCGAAGAAATGGCGCCACTGGCCGAAGTTGGCCTCGTCCATGTCAAGGATGACATGAACGTGGTGACGGATGGAGATGCCTTGGATCTGGGAGGAGGTGGAACGGACGGAAGCGGCATCCTCCTCGCCGATGGAGTCATGGGTGGAGTCAGAGTGATGAGAGGAGGGAGCCATGGGCAGCGGAAGAGGAGATGTGGTCGAAGGACGCGAGAGGAAGACCTAGGACGGTGATACCATGTAGAATAGGATTATGCAACTGGATGATCATATTCGTTATACACAGTTTACATATATAAGCCTTTGGCCATGGCTGTACAAGCGGTCTGCACAAGAGCGAGCGGAACGAGCGGCCTAGCGCGAGTGGAGCGAGCGGCCTAGCATACGCAGCGGGAGCGCAGACGCCGTGCGGCAGCGCGCGCTCTACGGAAGCTGGAGCCGTTGGCGTCGTGATGCTGAAGACCCGGGCGCGGGGCGCTAGCCACCGTTGGTGGTATTCCGCTGACACCTCTGTCTCTTCCTGCACGCACTCGCTCCTGATGGGAGTGCACAGCATCACAGCActatcttccttttcttttcttttttgagaggaCAGCACTATCTTTCTTGATCCTTCCTTGCATGACATGCATACTTTATGGTAAGAAAAAATCCTTCCCCCCTTGCagaatttttttcttcctcGATTCGAATGATGGCTTGATGGAAAGACAGCTACTCCTTGATTCGGTAGCAGAGAGCAGGAGCCGACCAAAGGAAAGGCTTGCATCTGCACACACGAAATTCGCGTTGCTCTGTTTGCTTGGCTTCTTTCTCCTCTGATCTCTTTCTCCTCCCGTGCTTCCCGATTATTTTTGTCCAGCAGCAACGTGCTAGCTTTCCTTGGTTGGCATGAAAATCGGCCGAGGAAGAAACTTCTGCCTGACACCACCTGTTTCTCCTCGATTGGCGTCAAGACCTGAAAGTGTCTCTTTTGCCCAAAGAAAATCTGCCGGCTGCAGACTTCAAGGTTTCGTTATTCCGCGCGTGTGGATTGATCTCACATTTTTATTGATATAAGTAGCATCATAATCAAAAGATTACATTTTAAAATGGCAAATTATCAATTTATATTGTGGATTGATTCTGAAGACGTGGCAGGCCGTGGTTCTGCGTACCCGAGGAGCAGCCCGGAGCAACGCGCAGCCGCGAGAGGACGCCGTGGATTGCACGGCCGAGCGCCCCGTCTACTGCCCCATCGACGCGTTCTGCGGTGCATAGTTCCAAGCGGTGCTGTGCGCCCTTATTTTCATGTGCTACAAGTATTTCActtgtttttgaaaaatttcAATACCCTTAAACCATATCACCAACCACAATCAGACGTATCAGTTATATGAGTCCAAATTATATCAATCTCTAAATATACATGTGTGAGTCATGTGCTATAATCAGATTGTATATACGAGATGTATTCCAATCTGGTTACGTGGGTGAACAGCCTGCAGAGCTGATCATCCAAAACAAACCTAGTTCTTCtaccttgtgttgttcctgagTAAAACAAACCCAGCTCTTCCGTCTTGTACGGCTCCCGAGTAAAGCATGTACATGCATATATAAAATTCCAATAGAATAGATCTCAATTAATTCCTCTATTATATTTTAACACAGCCGTCATCATCACCTCGAGTATCAATTCCTCAAGTGAAATTCCACATCAATTATTCTCCATCACATACATCAATAATATAAATTCCACGTTGCGTTGAATAAATGTTGAAGCCACATAAAATTCCAACACAAGTAACCAAATGTTTATTGAGTGGAGTCATGTGGTGTTACTGTGCAAAGCTGTACGTTACAGTTGCCTGCATGATTTGGTGCTGAATTTGCTGCGCAAAGCAAACTGGAAGGGAAAGATGTAGATGTAATACTCAAGGATTCAAACTGGTGTTCCTTCCATCTATCTCTTCGTTCTGAAAATGAAGATAATTGGTGATGAACAATTGCATGTAGACCCAGAAACGGCAGCAAGAGTCCAGAATCCGACAAAAGAAGGTGATGTTGTTTCTATTATTGCCACTCACTATTACAGTTTCATCGTAATTTTGGATGGATTTTCTAGTGATAAAGCAATTATCATTGGACTAGCGGACACGTTGCTGGCGACAGGCTGACAGCGTGCACATTTGTACTGGGACCAAATTTAGATTGATAGATTGATTTGAACATAATTGATAGTGTGTAAGCATTATTTACGTGCATCACGTgttcaaaatttgattttttttaaacaattaCTGAAAGGATTATTGGATTGTTTTTCCCCACAGTATACAACATGCCTCTTCATGGAGCCCTGCAGCTACACTGACATAGCACGAAAAGGAATTAAAAAATCGTAGGGAATTGGCATGAAAAAACCGAACAAACATTAGTATTGTGAATAAATGGGAgttgaaaagaaaatgaagtccTTTACCGCAATATCTTCACATATTTACCTCGTGCCAGTACACAACCTTGGATTCTACTATTTACTACGAGATGAAATGCGTACGTGCTTTGTAGTTTGACTTCACAGGCTCACATTTACCTCTGTTTTATTGATTGAAAAATCCAAGTGTGCCCCCTGAATTCTGTACCCAAGGTGTTGCCATCATCTTGGCAATTacatttctcttcttcttttttgcgaaGAATGGCCACGACATTTTCCAGAATCCACTATAATAATCTGGTCTTAATTTGAGAAGGatggaaatgaaaaaaaatgatttttttggcCTCTAGGCTGTTCATTCATCTCATATTTACCATTTGCTAGTGCCTGGGCCCACATTTTGGTGACAGGCTCTAGTGTCCAAAATAATCTTCAAATGGGGAAAATGAGATCTTTCTCGGGGTTAGTAGCAGAGACAAAATTTACCCTTGGAAAAAAAAGAGGTATGCTTGGGAACATTCCTTGTGCTGGTAGATTCTACTGCAGGTGAAAACTGAAGATGCAGGAGTAACAGAACGGCTTTCCGAATCCTGATCTCTCGCGTCATCCCGGGCGCTTTCTAGGTAAAAGTGCTCAGGCGACCTGTTCCTGAGGCAACAGCACTGACCGCAACTGCAAGTAACAACCCATGTGAGGAAGCTTTTTCAGTTCTCACtcgccctctctctccccttcttCGGAGCCTTTTCTGATGAGCCTTTTCTGATGAGCTTCTAGAGACGGTGCCATGTTGGGTGAACTGAACTCTGAAGAAATGCAATGGCTTTGATCCTGAGAAATCCAAGTAGCGGTGGGTGATTTGGCCTCTTGCTCAAGTGTGTGAATTAACTATCTTCAAGTGGGTTTTATTTTAACCAAGGTGGTTCGAAACATCTCTGTGGCTTGAAATTTATCAGGTGAAATAAATATGGGAGTTCACAGTTTTCATCAGGATAGGACACCTGGAGTGCTGCTGCATGAACTGTGGTCTGGTAGGTAATGTGTATATGGCACTGTTACTGCTTGTAAGCTGGATGTGGACTGACCAATGTAGCAGAAGACAAAAAGCCCTGAGAGGAAAACTTGTTGCCTGAACCTGCATGATCCACCAACTGCATGTTCTTGTGACTTGGAGCTTGGATTCTGCTCGGTTTTCGATGCATGTCTCAGCTCATTGTACAGAGATAGTTAACTGAAGGCTGTGATGATTTTGTATGGATGAACAGAGGTCAGCCGAACAGTTAAATTTGACGTTTATAGGTGCGGAGTAGAGAGACAGATTGGGAATTAGGCATTCAGAGAGATTTTTACTCTGCAAAGATTGATGCAAATTGAGagtgagaaaaaaatcatgttatGTGATCAATAGAAGATTCTCCCTGTTTCTCTCTAGCGTTCggacaacaaaaacaaaagtgCACTCACCATCAGAGgaatttctttttgttgttgttgttgaattGATCTGATGGGCAGGGGGTATCTAATCCATCCACTTCTGAGAGTAATGAATAAATTAAGtttgaaacaaattcaaacttCGTGCAGGATTATCTCACAATTAACAATTCTGGTCCGTCTTGCTGTAAGAATGCTGGATCTACCCGTAATCAAATTTTGTCACTGTGTCATCAGTCTTCATGCGCGGTTTTACATCCACCAAATTTTGATCGACGATTAACGACCGAACTCCCAAATTATTTGGACACACAGCATCAAGAAAGAGCACAGCAAAACTCAGATTATGATAAATAATTCTGGTATGTATCATAATTAACAAGATCAGTGTGAATTTTCTTACaagctttttctttctttgaacTGCTTCCATTCAGTAACAACAATATCTTCATTTCTAGATTTACAAATTCTCGCTCACACAAAcacaagagaaaaagaagaagaaaataaaacacACGTAAAAATAACACGTTATTTATACCGGAAATTATAATTTATACCACGGCCGTGGATACCAGTAaccaaggaagaaagaaaaaaggacgaggaagaagaagccaagaACTCGGAAGGATTCTCCAAGAAATTGACCAACCATGAAGCCGGCGACGGCCAGATCGCAGCCTCACGACACCCGGATCCGCTTCTTGGGGGGAAGCGACCGGAACACGGTGGAGAGGTCGCGCGGGACGGCGACGAACACCCGCGCGGGAGAGGGCGAGGGCGGCGGTTTCCGCTTCGCCGACGCAGGCagccgcggcgccggcggttTGCGTGGAGCCGGCGGGCACTCCGCGGGCGGCTGGAGCCTGCTCTCCTTCGACGTCGGCGTCGACGGCTCTcggccctcctcctccatctccttcgcGCTGTCCCGCGCTGgcgacgccggcgccggcgccggggaaGCCGAGGCAGACGGCGGGACAGGCAAAGGCGCCGTCTTGATGGGCGGCAGCACCGGAAGAGCCTCGTCGGCGGGAGACGCCATTGCTGCCTCTCGGCAAATAGGGATCGAATTCCTCTCGTTCTTGAAGGGGGTGCAATTGCAAGAAGtgggtagagagagaaagagagagagagagtagcgcGAAGGCTGTTAAATAGCGGTGATCTTCaatggaggagagagagggagtcagaagaaaagaaaagaatgtaAGAGGGGTGTAATGGTAACTACTGGGGCTTCACCATGAATTATTTATTGTGACAGGCAGTAATGCTGTTTACATGGGTaaattttaccaaaaaaaaaagaaatgggtTGAGGTGAGTTCATGTGTGTATTTGACATGTGGATCATGCCCAACTTGTTGATAGAATACATATATTTATGTGCACTGAAGTTTGGGTTGTCCCTGTAAATTTTACTGATAAGCAGGCTCCCGAGGTATACAGCCACTCAAAGTCCTTTGTTATGCACATTGATCAAGGTCCAATTTGACAAGTTCGAAAAGCTAAAATTGTTTGCAGAACCTGGATGGTACAATTGGACAAATTCAAGTTCCTGGGTGATGCAACCTCCAAACCTCTAGCTCACATTGTCAAACTTCAGTTTATTCATTATTTTTGCAGTCAATGAGTGATGCATGGGCCTAATGGTAGCGTAGGGGAGGAAATTGTATAAGGGTGGGTTCTCCGTGTAGACCCCCGCCGCTGCTCGACACGCGTCCCCCGTGCGCGCCGTCCGATCGCGGCCTGAAGGACGCGGATGGGGGTCTCGCACGAGTTACGTGGGAGCGGATCTTATACAATTTCCTTCCGTAGCGTAGTAGACTACTTAAAAACAGCCAGTGGCACGCATGTCACACCATACGTACATAGTTCAAGGTCAAGGGTACTCTGAAGttaaacaaacaaacaatacgagttttttttcttttctgatgCGGCCTCTTTTTCAAGAAGTGAAGCTTGGACAGGCATGGATTTTTCAGCCATTTCACTAGAATAAGTTTATTCCATCGAACAGGATTCCTGCTTTTCAACGAGACCTCAACTGGTGTCGTTAGATAAGTAGCCCTAACTGCATTTTCGCAGTATTGCCTCGAAGGAGTCACAATGTCGGTAGTGAACCATGGAACTATGGAAGTGCAGGAAACGAGTACCATTTTGACAACGTAGACTGTTGGTGCAACTGTGGTGAGCTCAACAGATCATGTGCAGAGGCTCTCGTGAATCCACCGGTGCCGTTTCTGCGCGGTGACCGCCGAGATTCGATTGGGGACGGCGCGATCTGCGACATGGTCTCCTGGGTCTGTGGTGGCCGCCGGCGTGGTGGTCGATCCTCGAGGCACCGGCCAAGTCCCGCATGGCGGCAGCGTAAGCGGTGGTCACCTGGATCTAAGGGTGTAGCCGGTCCTGCGGAGTTACAACCGGAGCGATGTTCGCCCGCCGTCACCCGCGGTTTGGCGCGGTGGCCATCGGGGTCCTAGCCGCTTCTGCGGTGACCATCGGGGTTGCCGGCCTCGGCCCTTGACCGTGCTTGCGCTTGTGGCTCGGCGATGTCGAAGATGGAGGCGGCCGGCTATCATCGAGTGGGTACGGCACAAATAATGTCTGCGAAGGGGTGCTTTCCTAATCCCCCCACACGGCGCTGAAAGCATGAACAACATGCATGCTTCCTGCTCACGACGTTCATAGGCAGCGGCGACAGCTACAGGTGATGTCTGATGTCTTTGGCGGGAAGGTGGGGGGCTTTGGTGATTGTCAACAAGTTCGGTGGTGGCCGGCGGTGATGTTGTGGCCGTGGACTTCAGGGCGGATTTGATGGCTGGCCGTGTGCAATGGAGGTACGGTGCAGTGCTAGTCTTGGGTGAAAAATCCTAGGACAAGGCGACGATGGCATTTGTCGGCATCGTTTCCCTTTTGGAGGCGTTGTCTAGGAGGTGATATCGTACTTCATTCGAGCTCTTCTGGTATCTAGGGTGAAAATTCTTGATTGAAAGTATGTATCATTACAGATTCACATATCTCGATCATTGGTGAAAACCTTTATTGAAGTCTCGCATGGAGCGGTCCGTTTGACCCTGTCTGTTTCTGATGAAGACCGTAGAAATAGCTCTCaccattaaaataaaaaatctcgaCCTCTTCGATATAGAATAGCTCAAGGAGTGCAGCTTCGGTTTCGTGCGAGTTGTCTTAACGGCATAGTCTGTGCAGGGACAATGTGGATTTTGGATTTTGTGTTGGTCGGCCGATGGGGATCGAGACGATCTTTCTTCAGCTGGTTGGCTTGGACATCCATGCTCTTCTCGCTTCATCTGGTGATGCAGATAAACGGAGGACTTTCTGGAGTTCGTCAAGATCCTGTCGATCCATATTGGAAGACTATAGAGGCCGGATTAGCAGCAAGCAAATGTTCGTAAGTTACGACGTGTTTGGTGGTTTGCAGCTAGAGAATggagatttttttctcttttttgttttgtttttattaGAGTGAATTatacaaaactataactattatGTCATTTATAACACAAAATTACAACTACTGTATCTAATATCATAGAACTACAAGTTCTTACATATTTACAACACAAAACTCAAGTAGCCCATATAATAGTGAGACAATCAAATCCAAGCGGCCCACATGCAGAGAGCATAAATACTGTATCTCACTGGCATATGGGCTACTCAGGTTTTATGTTACACATGTGTGTAAGACTTATAGTTTGGTGATAATAGACACAATaattatagttttatattataaatgacataatagttatagttttatatcCTTCACTCTTTTTTATAAAGCcgatttgtttcaatttttctaGCTATTGGATGTATAATAACTATATATACCCTTGAAGTTCTATTAGTATAAAGATCAGAAGTTGTAGctactttaaaaaaaaggaaactgaAATGCAGAAGGGATGGTTCAAAAGTTAAGGTTACGAGGTCTACCCATGAGCAGATTGCAAGAAGGGCCATGATGACTCATGAGCAGTTGAGCACAGCCGCCACGGGGCAGTTCTGTTACAGCACCCAACATGAGTCATGACCAGCAATTGGAAGGGTGAGCTAGAGAACagcaaagaaagaaacaacATGGACTGGCTTTTTGCTGCGCTTCTAGTTCTGAAAATTTCAGCCGCTGCACCCACCACCACTTTCCCCGGTCTGGCCTCACAACGCTGTCCTGGGCTACGCAGGGTCCGGCCGCGCACACGGTCCCTGGTGGACCAGCACCGGCTGCGTGGCCAGGTAATGGGGATGGCAATAGAGATTCGACCTCCTATTTCTCACAAGGAATTCCTATATTAGAGAGGTTTTATTCCCCATGAATTTATATAGGGATAGAGATGGAAAGATGTTTATCGTC
It encodes:
- the LOC133901944 gene encoding predicted GPI-anchored protein 58, with translation MASPADEALPVLPPIKTAPLPVPPSASASPAPAPASPARDSAKEMEEEGREPSTPTSKESRLQPPAECPPAPRKPPAPRLPASAKRKPPPSPSPARVFVAVPRDLSTVFRSLPPKKRIRVS